A DNA window from Calliphora vicina chromosome 1, idCalVici1.1, whole genome shotgun sequence contains the following coding sequences:
- the Rad60 gene encoding DNA repair protein Rad60 — translation MTEEFDIFKNFDELRKTNLLDQLKSLESAKSLESANDSLGLDNDDFDFESLVNNNTVKKSPSKRQGLKEKTTTPEKKYKKNAKSRRSSTSTDGSISPTMPLLDNLCKKANEPVGRRTRRSLEMCKKVVETDTILENIEPTSSKGRGRGKGRGRGRGRGRGRASKNLSANITQDLQNNSSDEDTSSNEVSTHEQESDQASSTLNIMERFLQQGRPGRSRVMRARRQYVAELAARSTQVDFIDLVSSPMPRVEGFIELDSDIEEATRTTRSKRKNQEKFTINSSENKGSTNASLDISFDEDNPELNIKVNWKGKPEPFKLRKYQKFSIIFKQLAERENISTESIVFNLDDRIIMADDTPDSINYKIFQFIDGRVLSNRFNSPKAAGAVAKRRDANKITLKIQSDQWKRPLQIDIMKTDKFRILYIKCAEELKVGLDQLKLSFDGELLELNDTPTDLDLEGGEAIDLRIKN, via the exons ATGACTGAAGAGttcgatatatttaaaaattttgacgaGTTGAGAAAAA CAAATTTATTGGATCAACTCAAATCTCTGGAGTCTGCAAAATCTCTGGAGTCTGCCAATGACAGTCTGGGTTTAGATAATGATGACTTTGATTTTGAATCCCTAGTAAATAACAATACTGTTAAAAAGAGTCCTTCGAAAAGACAGGGTCTCAAAGAGAAAACTACAACACCAGAGaagaaatataagaaaaatgcaaaatcaCGAAGAAGTTCGACATCGACAGATGGTTCCATATCGCCTACAATGCCATTGTTAGATAACTTATGCAAAAAGGCAAATGAGCCGGTTGGTCGAAGAACGAGGAGGTCTTTGGAAATGTGTAAAAAAGTTGTAGAAACAGACacaatattagaaaatattgaacCAACTTCATCCAAAGGCAGAGGACGAGGTAAAGGAAGAGGCAGAGGTCGCGGTCGTGGCAGGGGCCGAGCCAGTAAAAATTTGTCTGCCAACATCACTCAAGATCTACAAAATAACTCTTCAGATGAAGACACTTCCTCAAATGAAGTGTCCACACATGAACAGGAGTCTGATCAAGCCAGCTCCACATTAAACATCATGGAACGTTTTTTACAACAGGGTCGTCCTGGACGTTCACGTGTCATGCGTGCCCGTCGTCAGTATGTAGCCGAACTTGCAGCTCGCAGTACTCAAGTTGATTTCATAGACTTAGTTTCCAGTCCTATGCCCCGTGTTGAAGGCTTTATTGAATTGGACTCCGACATAGAAGAAGCTACACGGACAACACGTAGTAAAaggaaaaatcaagaaaaatttactattaattCAAGTGAAAACAAGGGCTCCACAAATGCTTCATTGGACATATCATTTGATGAGGACAATCCCGAGCTCAATATCAAGGTTAATTGGAAGGGCAAACCAGAGCCATTTAAATTGCGCAAATATCAAAagttttctattattttcaaacaacTTGCGGAACGTGAAAATATCAGTACTGAGAGTATAGTTTTCAATCTCGATGATCGCATTATAATGGCAGATGATACGCCCGATTCgattaattacaaaatttttcagtttattg ATGGTCGAGTGCTGTCGAATCGCTTCAATTCACCAAAGGCTGCTGGGGCAGTCGCAAAAAGACGTGATGCAAACAAAATCACTCTTAAAATCCAGTCGGATCAATGGAAGCGTCCCTTGCAAATAGACATTATGAAAACTGACAAATTTCgcattttatatataaagtgTGCGGAAGAATTGAAAGTTGGTTTAGATCAATTGAAATTAAG TTTTGATGGAGAGTTATTAGAACTGAACGATACTCCTACGGATCTTGATTTAGAAGGTGGCGAAGCAATTGATTTGcgtattaaaaactaa
- the LOC135957181 gene encoding charged multivesicular body protein 7 codes for MSTQTTPTKNTKSCEPYPYPNCWQDDARVQVLLAPFRDRSVNPENYDSKMKFWQDTIREYCLFKGKANFCKQELQYNFTKGQRVPCCLDNVLDEMQRQKLIRLRKDYEYDPENSWSGWAVNSFVKKPLSWGFDKIKLKLGASDAAQLGLIQFIHMEVIRKFCSELQDLLLQPPYLGTLHHYEVLKQELCTALNISEECLRICLHTSYVQRKIGLEYKSNTNDLQIHLVKIPSKEDSDVNITDNDHAIHNLHVTKTNLLKQIEDIELDIKENESKARQYIKENKRLLAKTYLRKKHLLEQNHERRSLALHNIETLLSNVHEAKLNGVILDAYKFGSKALQNALEVSNLKYDNVDEIVADVRETMDSYREIQDSLSNANFNDSLTSQADEDELEQELKEIMGESSFSTNTPTKPASENNNTSVSMPQKVEITDSELLDMLNGLEVEENSPGKNISGNVLDS; via the exons atgTCGACTCAAACAACTCctacaaaaaatacaaagtcATGTGAACCATATCCTTATCCAAACTGCTGGCAAGATGATGCCCGTGTCCAAGTATTATTGGCACCATTCCGCGACCGTAGTGTCAATCCGGAAAATTACGActcaaaaatgaaattttggcaAGACACAATTCGAGAGTATTGTCTATTTAAAGGTAAAGCCAACTTCTGTAAACAGGAATTGCAGTACAATTTCACCAAAGGTCAAAGAGTGCCATGTTGCTTAGATAATGTATTGGATGAAATGCAGAGACAAAAACTTATACGTTTACGCAAAGACTATGAATACGATCCGGAAAATAGCTGGTCTGGTTGGGCAGTTAATAGCTTTGTGAAGAAACCATTGTCTTGGGGATTTGATAAAATTAAGCTAAAACTTGGTGCTTCGGACGCAGCACAATTGGGCTTAATACAGTTTATACATATGGAAGTTATAAGG aaattttgttcagAACTACAGGATCTGTTGTTGCAGCCTCCCTACTTGGGTACGCTTCATCACTATGAAGTGCTGAAGCAAGAACTTTGCACTGCATTGAATATTTCTGAGGAATGTTTGCGTATTTGTCTGCACACCTCATATGTCCAAAGAAAAATTGGTTTGGAATACAAGTCAAACACCAATGATCTACAAATACATTTAGTTAAGATACCAT CGAAAGAAGACAGTGATGTAAATATTACGGATAACGATCATGCCATTCATAATTTACATGTAACAAAAACGAATTTactaaaacaaattgaagacaTAGAGCTGGATATTAAGGAAAACGAAAGTAAGGCTCGGCAAtatattaaagaaaacaaaaggcTATTGGCTAAAACCTATTTAcgcaaaaaacatttattggaGCAAAATCAtg AGCGTCGCAGTTTAGCTTTACATAACATTGAGACTCTGTTGTCAAATGTTCACGAAGCCAAGCTAAATGGTGTTATATTGGATGCCTACAAATTCGGTTCGAAGGCTTTACAGAATGCTCTTGAAGTTTCTAATCTCAAATACGATAATGTCGATGAAATTGTGGCAGATGTACGCGAAACTATGGATTCATATAGGGAAATCCAAGATAGTTTATCTAATGCCAATTTCAATGATTCTTTGACATCTCAGGCCGATGAAGATGAATTGGAACAAGAACTTAAGGAAATTATGGGTGAATCATCGTTCTCCACAAACACACCAACTAAGCCCGCATCCGAGAATAATAACACCAGTGTTAGTATGCCGCAGAAGGTTGAAATCACCGATTCCGAATTATTAGATATGCTAAATGGCTTAGAAGTTGAGGAAAATTCTCCCGGAAAAAATATTAGCGGTAATGTGTTGGATTCTTAG
- the EloA gene encoding transcription elongation factor B polypeptide 3, which produces MTSIVKVIQHYQRSIDSSQDNEARLLHCINKLYKLPIKVEHLQETGVGKTVNSLRKFNGEIGVAAKTLVTKWKAMVAAEEEPMDTTSQTNERENHNDSNGDDAGTTPHDDEEDENHNRNNTSQQLEQSKHRSEDKKDRHKERHKDHSSSSSSNGHKDHSKQSTSSSSHHHNTEKTSSKHSNEKHKSSSSSSKDKESHHKSTSSNLKDNDREKEMTDHKSSRDKHKEREHDKEKERSDKKRDEKSKSDKEHKLELPNNSAQLSHHKSSSHTSSSKSKHEDKHSHSSSKEKERSDKHKSSSKDKERTKNEKSSTHSSSSKDKPEHKSSSTSSTSKSSTKDPDSAERKRRHNSDNDSNDFKSPQPKVAKVHKSSSSTPGQTKTESSPPQEAAEEDVVDDSFDSSMGTNFDDVLGMLNVPVKKGKKSSKSPSTPASSSSTIKKDTTPHRPSTSSSSSSSSFANKVNGTRIAFTSNNPSSSYSTPSTSKASTMKPDLLAPTAKLEPLDPSIALELPTISTNYKPMPLNQTVMDCVFNNSAAASRPARTLTDFEAITHGISSKTMRTKIYSGVRTGQTFQVPSLFDMCIRILQKNIDALEYTGGVPFEVLKPVLERATPHQLYVFEEYNPYLMEDSDVLWQQHVSRNYRTKKRLENESWREMFIRCQEDEERRLSVLKDSIKASQKIAAAPVRKTQLAFVDSMVKPPRNVLKKQEQYGTKAKMVATPAARVASLSSVTPNAARTGDQRLRVAATVRDHAQVSNSSIRNKKAPLMQKTLQFIRGRHKR; this is translated from the exons ATGACCTCTATAGTTAAAGTTATACAACATTATCAACGTAGCATTGATAGCAGTCAAGACAATGAGGCCAGG TTACTTCACTGCATCAACAAACTCTACAAATTGCCCATTAAAGTTGAACACCTTCAAGAAACTGGTGTGGGTAAAACAGTAAATTCTTTACGAAAGTTCAACGGTGAAATAGGTGTAGCTGCTAAAACTTTGGTTACAAAATGGAAGGCAATGGTAGCGGCCGAAGAAGAGCCCATGGACACAACGTCGCAAACAAATGAGAGGGAAAATCATAATGATTCCAATGGTGATGACGCTGGCACAACACCACATGACGATGAAGAGGATGAAAATCATAACCGGAATAATACTAGCCAGCAGCTAGAGCAAAGTAAGCATCGCAGTGAAGACAAAAAAGACAGACATAAAGAAAGACATAAGGATcacagtagtagtagtagcagTAATGGACATAAAGATCACAGCAAACAGTCGACATCCTCGTCATCCCATCACCACAATACTGAGAAGACATCATCAAAACACTCAAATGAAAAACATAAATCTTCATCATCGTCTTCGAAAGACAAAGAGAGTCATCATAAAAGCACCAGTAGCAACCTTAAGGACAATGATAGAGAAAAAGAGATGACCGACCATAAAAGTAGTAGAGATAAGCATAAAGAGCGAGAACATGATAAAGAAAAAGAACGTAGTGATAAAAAGCGAGATGAGAAATCTAAATCGGATAAAGAACACAAACTGGAACTGCCCAACAACAGCGCTCAATTATCTCATCACAAAAGTAGTAGTCATACGAGCAGCTCTAAATCTAAACATGAAGATAAACACAGCCATTCATCGTCGAAGGAAAAAGAGCGTTCGGATAAACATAAAAGCTCATCAAAAGATAAAGAACGAACAAAAAAT gaaaaatcgtcaACTCACTCATCATCTTCAAAAGATAAGCCTGAACATAAATCTTCTTCAACATCATCTACCTCGAAATCCTCAACCAAAGACCCCGATAGTGCCGAACGTAAAAGACGTCACAATTCCGACAATGATTCCAACGATTTTAAATCCCCACAACCTAAAGTGGCTAAAGTACATAAATCCTCTTCCTCAACACCTGGCCAAACCAAAACGGAATCTTCGCCACCCCAAGAGGCAGCAGAAGAAGATGTAGTCGATGATAGTTTTGATTCGTCAATGGGTACCAATTTTGATGATGTCTTGGGCATGTTGAATGTACCTGTCAAGAAAGGCAAAAAGTCATCGAAATCTCCCTCCACTCCCGCTAGCAGCAGTAGTACAATTAAAAAGGATACAACACCTCATAGGCCATCAacaagtagcagtagtagtagcagCAGTTTTGCTAACAAAGTAAATGGTACAAGAATAGCATTTACCTCCAATAATCCATCATCATCATACTCAACGCCAAGTACTTCAAAAGCCAGTACAATg AAACCTGACTTATTGGCGCCGACAGCCAAATTGGAACCTTTAGATCCTAGCATTGCTTTAGAATTACCCACAATATCCACCAATTACAAGCCAATGCCTCTCAATCAAACAGTTATGGATTGTGTGTTTAATAACTCGGCAGCTGCGTCCAGACCTGCACGCACTCTCACTGATTTTGAAGCTATAACTCATGGTATTTCATCAAAAACAATGAG aaCTAAAATTTACTCTGGCGTTCGAACTGGACAAACATTTCAAGTACCCAGTTTATTTGACATGTGCATAAGAATATTGCAAAAGAATATTGATG CATTGGAATACACCGGCGGTGTGCCATTTGAAGTTCTAAAGCCGGTCTTGGAACGTGCTACACCTCATCAGTTGTATGTCTTCGAAGAATATAATCCCTATCTAATGGAAGACAGTGATGTTTTATGGCAGCAACATGTTTCACGTAACTATCGCACCAAGAAACGTCTTGAAAATGAATCGTGGAGAGAAATGTTTATT CGTTGTCAAGAGGATGAAGAGCGTAGACTAAGTGTCCTAAAAGATTCTATAAAAGCATCGCAAAAAATTGCCGCCGCTCCTGTGCGAAAAACACAATTAGCCTTTGTGGATTCGATGGTCAAACCGCCTCGCAATGTTCTAAAGAAACAAGAACAATACGGAACAAAAGCTAAAATGGTGGCCACACCAGCAGCACGTGTTGCCTCGCTATCTAGTGTAACACCGAACGCAGCTAGAACAGGAGATCAAAGGCTTAGAGTAGCAGCCACAGTTCGAGATCATGCTCAAGTCT CCAATTCATCGATTCGTAACAAAAAGGCGCCTCTTATGCAAAAGACCCTACAATTTATACGGGGTCGTCATAAGCGTTAA